The Apodemus sylvaticus chromosome 5, mApoSyl1.1, whole genome shotgun sequence genome has a segment encoding these proteins:
- the LOC127684739 gene encoding seminal vesicle secretory protein 5-like yields MSPTSFFFLTVLLVLVTGAAARPREKFSQSAEDPSSSNMGLKIRVSSRGSSSASEEYSRSEDSWSNLKSKRPSSVSSESSHEESSSEMSSSSSNFGLKMKASQGGEGMGSFKTKVKSRMSVK; encoded by the exons ATGAGTCCCACCAGCTTCTTCTTCCTTACGGTGCTCCTCGTTCTGGTGACAGGAGCAGCTGCAAGGCCCCGTG aaaaaTTCTCTCAATCAGCTGAAGACCCTTCTAGTAGTAACATGGGTCTAAAGATCCGGGTGAGCAGCAGGGGATCAAGTTCTGCCTCTGAGGAATACAGCCGAAGTGAGGACTCCTGGAGTAACTTGAAATCAAAACGTCCAAGCAGTGTCAGCAGTGAGAGCTCCCATGAGGAAAGCAGTAGCGAAATGAGCAGTAGTAGCAGCAATTTTGGTCTCAAAATGAAAGCATCtcaaggaggagaaggaatgggTTCCTTTAAAACCAAGGTCAAGAGCCGGATGAGTGTCAAATAA